A stretch of Desulfobulbaceae bacterium DNA encodes these proteins:
- the pdxH gene encoding pyridoxamine 5'-phosphate oxidase, protein MPTILKNIIIKILRRPASRFLSELQLSESTAPADPLLLFKDWFDFATKIDPDFANALTLSTATSAAVPSNRIVLLKDYDEMGFVFYTNYGSRKATELEENPRASMVFWWKEIYRQVRIEGITERVSQAESENYFASRPRGSKIGAWASRQSSAIASRHELVNKVKELQDKYKESEVPLPPFWGGYRLTPLVIEFWQGKDDRLHDRLRYRKTVNDPALSNSNETWIRERLSP, encoded by the coding sequence TCAGCTTTCCGAGTCAACTGCCCCCGCTGACCCGCTACTCTTATTCAAAGACTGGTTTGACTTTGCAACAAAAATTGACCCGGATTTCGCCAACGCCTTAACGCTTTCAACCGCCACCTCCGCCGCGGTGCCTTCAAATCGAATTGTGCTCTTAAAAGATTATGACGAGATGGGGTTTGTTTTTTACACAAATTATGGGAGCCGCAAGGCTACGGAACTTGAAGAAAACCCACGGGCCAGCATGGTTTTCTGGTGGAAGGAGATTTACCGTCAAGTCCGCATTGAGGGTATAACTGAAAGGGTCAGTCAAGCTGAATCTGAAAACTATTTTGCGAGCAGGCCTCGAGGCAGCAAAATTGGCGCCTGGGCATCACGACAGAGCAGCGCCATTGCTTCCCGCCATGAACTCGTTAATAAAGTCAAAGAACTTCAGGATAAATACAAAGAGTCCGAGGTTCCACTACCGCCGTTCTGGGGCGGCTACCGCCTCACCCCACTGGTAATTGAGTTCTGGCAAGGCAAAGATGATCGTCTCCATGATCGCCTGCGTTATCGGAAAACAGTAAACGACCCGGCTTTGTCAAACTCAAACGAAACCTGGATCCGGGAACGACTCTCACCATAG
- a CDS encoding cobalt-precorrin 5A hydrolase, producing MRVVVLAITNGGKNLSQRLCQQLPFTIVEIGTGGLKAAVRSIWNQYDGIIFIMATGIVVRTIAPLLRDKNTDPAIVVIDERGHFAISLLAGHIGGGNALAQETAEALQATAVITTASDVLGLTAIDLWARHNKLTASKKVLTQLSSLLVNNGKLFVASDFPGELPPDFIPVLDRQAHTPELNIAHKKDAENANVLTLHPQTLVVGIGCNRNTPCSEIESAVKSTCEQNGLEFQAINCLASIDLKSDEVGLLEFANSYNIPIFFHSAKELNTIKNINPSKAVYAATGAYGVAEPAALLSAQSTNLIVEKTKWKNVTVAISAKATNLSEKYL from the coding sequence ATGCGTGTGGTGGTACTGGCCATTACCAACGGCGGTAAAAATCTAAGCCAAAGGCTCTGCCAACAACTTCCTTTCACGATTGTAGAAATTGGAACTGGCGGCCTTAAAGCTGCTGTCCGTTCAATATGGAATCAATATGATGGAATTATTTTCATCATGGCAACTGGTATTGTAGTTCGGACAATCGCCCCACTCCTTCGTGATAAGAACACCGATCCCGCTATTGTCGTTATCGATGAGAGAGGTCATTTTGCCATCAGTCTACTCGCTGGTCATATTGGCGGCGGTAACGCCCTGGCCCAGGAAACTGCCGAAGCGCTTCAAGCAACAGCGGTCATCACAACTGCCTCTGATGTACTGGGACTGACAGCCATTGACCTCTGGGCCAGGCACAACAAGCTGACCGCCAGCAAAAAGGTACTTACACAACTCAGCAGTCTTCTGGTCAACAACGGCAAACTCTTTGTTGCCAGTGATTTTCCAGGAGAACTGCCGCCGGATTTCATACCTGTTCTTGATCGTCAGGCCCACACGCCAGAGTTGAATATTGCCCATAAAAAAGATGCTGAAAATGCCAATGTATTGACCTTACACCCACAGACTCTCGTTGTAGGCATTGGCTGTAATCGAAACACACCTTGCAGCGAAATTGAATCTGCAGTCAAATCAACATGCGAACAAAATGGCTTAGAGTTTCAAGCAATTAACTGCCTTGCCTCTATTGACCTGAAAAGTGATGAAGTAGGCTTGCTTGAATTTGCCAACTCATATAATATCCCCATTTTCTTTCATTCAGCCAAAGAGTTAAACACTATTAAAAACATCAATCCCTCGAAAGCCGTATATGCCGCTACTGGAGCATACGGGGTCGCAGAACCTGCCGCCCTGTTATCGGCACAAAGCACAAATCTAATCGTAGAGAAAACAAAATGGAAAAATGTGACAGTTGCCATAAGCGCAAAAGCAACCAATCTTTCGGAAAAGTATTTATAG
- the cobJ gene encoding precorrin-3B C(17)-methyltransferase produces the protein MEKCDSCHKRKSNQSFGKVFIVGTGPGSIDHITSAAIKAIDGADVIVGYKTYLDLIPELLVGKEILSSAMMQEVERCKKTLEIAEKGQKVAIISGGDPGIYAMAGLIFELAAESNSPTEIEVIPGIAAINGCAARLGAPLMHDFAAISLSDLLTPWSIIEKRLSAAAEADFVIALYNPKSKKRTEHIIKARERIMEHRSGKTPVGVVTACNRDNEKVTITTLDNLLDADINMQSTVIIGNSTTFQWKECMITPRGYADKYRFRG, from the coding sequence ATGGAAAAATGTGACAGTTGCCATAAGCGCAAAAGCAACCAATCTTTCGGAAAAGTATTTATAGTCGGCACAGGACCAGGCAGCATCGACCATATTACTTCTGCTGCCATCAAAGCAATTGACGGCGCCGACGTAATCGTAGGCTACAAGACCTATCTCGATCTGATCCCCGAACTCCTGGTCGGTAAGGAGATATTGTCCTCTGCCATGATGCAGGAAGTCGAACGCTGTAAAAAAACCTTGGAAATTGCCGAAAAAGGCCAAAAGGTTGCCATAATTTCAGGCGGTGATCCTGGAATTTATGCAATGGCCGGACTTATTTTTGAGCTGGCGGCTGAATCAAACTCCCCGACAGAGATTGAAGTCATCCCTGGAATTGCGGCAATAAACGGCTGTGCTGCGCGCCTTGGCGCCCCGTTAATGCATGATTTTGCGGCAATAAGCTTATCTGATCTTTTGACCCCGTGGTCAATAATCGAAAAACGTCTATCAGCCGCCGCCGAGGCCGATTTTGTAATTGCGCTCTACAACCCGAAATCAAAAAAACGAACAGAACATATCATCAAAGCCCGAGAGCGTATCATGGAACATCGTAGCGGCAAAACACCCGTTGGCGTTGTTACCGCCTGTAACCGTGACAATGAAAAGGTGACTATAACCACCCTTGACAATTTGCTTGACGCCGATATTAATATGCAGTCAACAGTGATTATAGGCAACTCAACCACCTTCCAGTGGAAAGAGTGCATGATTACCCCACGAGGTTACGCGGATAAGTATAGGTTTAGGGGTTAG
- a CDS encoding methylenetetrahydrofolate reductase C-terminal domain-containing protein produces the protein MVDTSSSTFRESLFNDQEFTLTLELVPSRGGRSKEHSRILALAKEAALDGRLQAVSITENAGGHPALSPGVLGVEIQALGLNVISHFSCKDKNRNQIESLLFGWDRQCLHDLLIISGDYPRHGYLGKPKPVFDLDSVHVIDLINRMNNGRFDFSGQASNIIQQTTSFLKGIALSPFKLLHSELSLQYLKLHNKAAVGADYIITQLGFDARKFHEVLVYLKEHEISLPVLGNVFIPNVPVIELIYRGEIPGCIITDELYQTLKQEAGSSDRGKKSRLTRAAKLLAVLKGLGYDGAHIGGPGLSFKDIDYVISHAETFTDSWQDLVPELSYWPASGAYYYEKDNSTGLNTTTPKKMPWKGKQHVSLGYGMSKVVHDCFFEPKGSGYNLAKKICLALNDKGYDNLLMQIEHFSKILLFGCKNCGDCRIAEFAFLCPQSGCAKYLLNGPCGGSRDGWCEVYPNRKRCFYVLVYERLKAHNLTEQLRAHFQQPRDWSKNNTSSWLNFFIDSDNISKG, from the coding sequence ATGGTTGACACGTCCTCATCAACTTTTCGGGAATCACTCTTCAATGACCAGGAGTTCACCCTAACACTTGAGCTTGTGCCAAGCCGGGGTGGACGAAGTAAAGAACACAGCCGAATCCTCGCCCTGGCTAAAGAAGCCGCTCTTGACGGACGTCTGCAAGCGGTGAGTATAACTGAAAATGCCGGCGGTCATCCTGCTCTGTCTCCTGGAGTCCTTGGTGTTGAAATTCAGGCCTTGGGGCTTAACGTTATAAGTCACTTCTCCTGTAAAGACAAAAACAGGAACCAGATTGAAAGTCTTTTATTCGGATGGGACAGGCAATGCCTGCATGACTTACTGATTATTTCCGGTGATTACCCGCGCCACGGCTATCTCGGCAAACCAAAACCTGTTTTTGACCTTGACTCCGTGCATGTAATCGATCTTATTAACCGAATGAACAATGGGCGCTTTGATTTCAGCGGCCAGGCCTCGAATATCATCCAACAGACAACTTCTTTTTTGAAAGGAATCGCGCTTTCTCCTTTCAAGCTACTCCATTCTGAGCTCAGCCTACAGTATTTAAAATTACACAACAAGGCCGCTGTTGGTGCTGATTACATTATTACCCAGCTCGGCTTCGATGCCCGAAAATTTCATGAAGTTCTTGTCTATCTCAAAGAGCATGAAATCTCTCTGCCCGTTCTCGGAAATGTCTTTATTCCAAACGTACCCGTTATCGAACTCATCTACCGTGGCGAAATACCTGGTTGCATCATCACCGACGAGCTCTACCAGACCTTGAAACAAGAAGCAGGGTCATCCGACAGAGGCAAAAAGTCCAGGCTCACACGCGCCGCCAAACTGCTGGCTGTGTTGAAAGGCCTTGGCTATGATGGTGCCCACATCGGAGGCCCAGGTCTAAGCTTTAAGGACATTGATTACGTTATATCCCATGCTGAAACCTTCACTGATTCATGGCAGGACCTTGTTCCCGAGTTATCATATTGGCCGGCATCAGGAGCCTATTACTATGAAAAAGATAATTCAACCGGGCTGAACACGACAACCCCGAAAAAAATGCCCTGGAAAGGAAAACAACATGTGTCGCTCGGCTATGGCATGTCAAAAGTTGTCCACGACTGTTTTTTTGAGCCAAAGGGTTCGGGATATAATCTGGCGAAAAAGATATGCCTGGCTCTTAATGATAAAGGGTATGACAACCTGTTAATGCAAATTGAGCATTTCAGTAAGATACTGCTGTTCGGCTGCAAAAACTGCGGAGACTGCCGCATAGCTGAATTTGCTTTTTTATGCCCTCAGTCCGGTTGTGCCAAATACTTGCTGAATGGTCCGTGCGGAGGCAGCAGAGACGGCTGGTGCGAGGTTTATCCCAACAGAAAACGCTGCTTCTATGTGCTTGTTTATGAGCGTTTAAAAGCCCATAACCTCACAGAGCAATTACGAGCCCACTTTCAGCAGCCCAGGGACTGGTCAAAAAACAATACATCGTCCTGGCTGAATTTCTTTATCGATAGCGACAATATATCTAAGGGCTGA
- a CDS encoding amidophosphoribosyltransferase encodes MKESTMQPEPQDSRPKEECGVCGIFGHQDAAKLTYFGLYALQHRGQESAGIVASDGHSIAEHKAMGLVADVFTEEKLQTLQGHIAMGHVRYSTTGASCAVNAQPFTASHQGVSLSVAHNGNLVNIRELREELEAKGAIFQSTMDSEVVVHLLAHNSCLGLEDSIIETFNKIKGAFSLLLMTRDKLIAVRDAHGFRPLCIGKLNNGSYIIASETCALDLVEAKYVRDVEPGEILIIDREGLRTISSPPKHSPRFCIFEHVYFARPDSDIFGINVYSCRKRMGAILAEETNIEADFVMPFPDSGNYAAIGYSQAAGIPLEMGVIRNHYIGRTFIQPTQSMREFAVRVKLNPVRSFLEGKKVLIMEDSIIRGTTGRSRVKSLRNAGAKEVHMVISCPPTKFPCFYGIDFPSGDQLIAAEKSLDEIRKSLKLDSLQYLSLEGLVRATGMPKENFCLACFNNDYPVEPDRKFHKLTLGQK; translated from the coding sequence ATGAAGGAAAGTACTATGCAGCCAGAGCCCCAAGATAGTCGCCCCAAGGAAGAGTGTGGCGTATGCGGAATATTTGGACATCAAGACGCCGCAAAGCTCACTTATTTTGGTCTTTATGCCTTACAGCATCGGGGTCAAGAAAGTGCCGGCATTGTCGCCTCAGACGGTCACTCAATTGCAGAACATAAGGCCATGGGCCTTGTTGCAGATGTCTTCACCGAGGAAAAACTGCAAACTCTTCAAGGCCATATTGCCATGGGCCATGTGCGCTACTCAACTACAGGTGCCTCTTGCGCCGTAAACGCACAGCCCTTCACCGCATCGCATCAAGGCGTAAGCCTTTCTGTTGCCCATAACGGAAATCTGGTCAACATACGCGAACTCCGTGAAGAGCTTGAAGCAAAAGGTGCTATTTTTCAATCAACAATGGACAGTGAGGTCGTTGTTCATCTTTTAGCCCATAATTCATGCCTTGGGTTGGAAGATTCCATCATTGAAACTTTCAACAAAATCAAAGGGGCTTTTTCTCTGCTCTTAATGACCAGGGACAAACTGATAGCCGTCCGTGACGCGCATGGGTTCCGACCTTTATGCATTGGTAAACTCAATAACGGCAGCTACATCATCGCCTCTGAAACCTGCGCGCTTGATCTGGTTGAAGCAAAATACGTACGGGATGTTGAGCCTGGTGAAATTTTAATCATCGACCGGGAAGGATTAAGAACTATCTCATCCCCGCCCAAGCATTCTCCCCGCTTCTGCATCTTCGAGCATGTTTATTTCGCCCGTCCCGACAGCGACATCTTTGGAATCAATGTGTACTCATGTCGAAAGCGCATGGGAGCAATTTTAGCAGAAGAAACAAACATAGAGGCAGACTTCGTTATGCCTTTCCCCGACTCTGGAAATTACGCCGCTATCGGCTACTCCCAGGCAGCAGGAATTCCCTTGGAAATGGGCGTTATTCGAAACCATTACATCGGCAGAACATTTATCCAACCCACTCAATCGATGCGTGAATTTGCTGTTCGTGTCAAACTCAATCCTGTCCGCTCCTTTTTAGAAGGCAAAAAAGTGCTCATCATGGAAGATTCAATTATCCGTGGCACCACAGGCAGAAGCCGAGTCAAATCTTTGAGAAATGCCGGCGCCAAAGAAGTTCACATGGTGATAAGCTGTCCACCCACCAAATTTCCTTGCTTCTACGGCATTGATTTTCCCTCTGGAGATCAACTTATCGCAGCAGAAAAATCTTTAGACGAAATAAGAAAGTCGCTCAAATTGGACTCCTTACAATACCTGTCGCTGGAAGGCTTAGTAAGGGCAACCGGCATGCCTAAGGAGAACTTCTGTCTCGCCTGTTTTAATAACGATTACCCTGTTGAGCCTGATCGAAAATTTCATAAGCTCACTCTAGGTCAAAAATAA
- a CDS encoding KpsF/GutQ family sugar-phosphate isomerase: MNISQAKEVLKIEAEGILSLIDKLDHNFPKAIELIMACPSRVILTGIGKSGIICQKIAATLNSTGTSSFFLHPVEAMHGDLGIVDANDVILAISNSGETVELNMLLPTLKTRGNKLIVMTGNTTSTMARFADAILNIGVPREACPLGLAPTASTTATLAMGDALAVVLLNMKKFKESDFRRNHPGGSLGERLKTIVSEVMQTGDQIPSVSEHASVREALIVLNDKNIGAVLILSSKNKILGILTDGDIRRLVVKSPDILTHNVTQIMTPTPKNIQHDLLAADALSIMQHHEVTVLPVVNHDNTLIGILHLHELLGKGEFRVLI, from the coding sequence ATGAATATTTCCCAGGCCAAAGAAGTTTTAAAAATAGAAGCTGAAGGGATCTTGTCACTTATTGACAAGCTTGATCATAACTTCCCCAAGGCAATTGAGCTGATTATGGCCTGTCCAAGTCGCGTAATCCTTACCGGCATTGGAAAATCAGGTATTATTTGTCAAAAAATTGCTGCCACCTTAAACAGTACCGGAACATCATCTTTTTTTCTGCACCCAGTTGAGGCTATGCATGGCGATTTAGGAATTGTCGATGCCAACGACGTCATTTTAGCTATTTCAAACAGTGGTGAAACCGTTGAGCTGAATATGCTGCTTCCGACATTAAAAACGCGCGGCAATAAACTCATTGTCATGACGGGCAATACGACATCGACAATGGCACGGTTTGCCGATGCAATACTTAACATTGGTGTTCCGAGAGAGGCCTGCCCACTCGGTCTAGCACCAACAGCCAGCACAACAGCTACTCTGGCGATGGGCGACGCCCTGGCTGTTGTACTGCTCAACATGAAAAAATTTAAAGAAAGCGATTTCCGCCGAAACCACCCAGGTGGCAGTTTAGGTGAGCGCCTCAAAACAATAGTCTCAGAGGTGATGCAGACAGGTGACCAAATCCCTTCTGTTTCAGAGCACGCCTCAGTTCGGGAAGCACTTATAGTGCTTAACGATAAAAACATCGGGGCCGTCTTAATTCTTTCGTCAAAAAATAAAATATTAGGTATTCTTACCGATGGCGATATCCGGCGACTTGTGGTTAAATCCCCTGACATTTTGACTCATAACGTAACGCAAATCATGACTCCAACTCCAAAGAACATTCAGCATGATCTGCTTGCCGCTGACGCTTTAAGCATTATGCAACACCATGAAGTTACCGTTCTGCCTGTTGTTAATCATGACAACACCCTAATTGGCATACTTCACCTGCACGAGTTGCTCGGCAAGGGTGAGTTCAGGGTACTTATTTAA
- a CDS encoding 4Fe-4S binding protein — protein sequence MGVTNKEINSQFSHEVTSLPGGEWLNRCFSCGACSGACPVSQAIPDFDPRKIIHMIRMGLKDRVLSSDLLWYCSKCRSCIFVCPQNVGFADIMTALRKIAITEGYVSKQELLDKGKVAWVERDQCVSCLTCVRVCPWSVPKIDAKGVAFIKEDECRACGICVSECPAQAIKLNVAEDEKLLAACGISK from the coding sequence ATGGGAGTTACCAACAAAGAAATCAACTCACAGTTCAGCCATGAAGTCACTAGTCTGCCAGGAGGCGAATGGCTCAACCGCTGTTTTTCGTGCGGGGCATGCAGCGGAGCCTGCCCAGTCAGTCAGGCAATCCCTGATTTCGACCCTCGAAAAATAATACATATGATTCGTATGGGACTGAAGGATCGGGTATTATCCTCGGATCTCCTCTGGTACTGCTCTAAATGTAGATCGTGTATCTTTGTTTGTCCCCAAAATGTTGGTTTTGCAGACATCATGACCGCCCTTCGTAAAATTGCCATAACTGAGGGCTATGTAAGCAAACAGGAGTTACTGGATAAAGGTAAAGTCGCCTGGGTAGAGCGTGATCAGTGCGTATCATGCCTGACATGTGTACGTGTATGCCCCTGGAGCGTGCCTAAAATTGATGCCAAAGGCGTTGCATTTATCAAAGAAGATGAGTGTAGAGCCTGTGGAATTTGTGTAAGTGAGTGCCCTGCTCAGGCTATTAAGTTAAATGTAGCTGAAGATGAAAAACTGCTGGCCGCCTGCGGAATCAGCAAATAG
- a CDS encoding hydrogenase iron-sulfur subunit: MSFNPNIQAYCCHYTSQQSCSENGGGLLEDGFPANITINRLPCSGKLQVSTLLQAFEDGADGVYVVGCPKDSCHNVMGSQRAAKKVLAVKSALNELNVEPDRIEMFHLERGLHPEFIKAAIQMDAQIKKLGPSPFNGGGK, encoded by the coding sequence ATGAGCTTCAACCCTAATATTCAAGCATATTGCTGCCATTACACCTCTCAGCAATCTTGTTCTGAAAATGGCGGAGGACTCCTGGAAGACGGCTTTCCAGCGAATATTACCATTAACAGACTTCCCTGTTCAGGAAAACTTCAGGTCAGCACCTTATTGCAGGCCTTTGAGGATGGAGCGGATGGGGTATATGTCGTCGGCTGCCCAAAGGATTCCTGCCACAATGTCATGGGAAGTCAAAGGGCGGCTAAAAAGGTTCTTGCGGTTAAAAGTGCTTTAAATGAACTTAACGTAGAACCGGATCGAATTGAAATGTTTCACCTTGAGCGCGGGCTTCATCCGGAATTTATCAAAGCGGCAATACAGATGGATGCTCAAATCAAGAAGCTCGGCCCTAGTCCGTTTAATGGAGGTGGCAAATGA
- a CDS encoding methylenetetrahydrofolate reductase C-terminal domain-containing protein, translated as MIVAKRKPVAEIVEMVKEFKRVLVLGCRGCVSVCSAGGEREVEILASLLRLGCKKEGKEINTICATLVRQCDKEYIDAMDEWDGQYDAIVSMACGVGVNFVANLRPFAKVYPGVNTTFMGGSVDQGVWSEQCAGCGNCVLHHTGGLCPVARCAKSLMNGPCGGSVGGRCEIHADVPCIWQAIHDKLTQLDRQKELLTIAPIRDWRSAGHGGPRTSVRDDLTL; from the coding sequence ATGATCGTTGCTAAACGTAAGCCGGTTGCTGAAATTGTAGAGATGGTTAAAGAGTTTAAACGCGTCTTGGTTTTAGGCTGCCGGGGCTGTGTTTCTGTTTGCTCTGCCGGAGGTGAACGAGAGGTTGAAATTCTGGCTTCGCTTCTTCGTTTGGGGTGTAAAAAAGAAGGGAAAGAGATCAATACCATCTGCGCAACACTCGTTAGGCAGTGTGACAAGGAATATATTGATGCAATGGACGAGTGGGATGGTCAATATGACGCTATAGTTTCAATGGCCTGCGGTGTGGGTGTCAACTTCGTGGCAAACCTACGCCCTTTTGCAAAAGTCTACCCTGGCGTCAATACTACCTTTATGGGCGGTTCTGTTGACCAGGGGGTTTGGAGTGAGCAGTGTGCCGGTTGCGGAAACTGCGTTTTACACCATACTGGTGGTCTTTGCCCGGTCGCCCGTTGTGCAAAGAGCTTAATGAATGGTCCCTGCGGTGGTTCAGTTGGTGGCCGTTGTGAGATACATGCCGATGTGCCATGTATCTGGCAGGCAATTCATGATAAACTCACACAGCTTGACAGACAAAAAGAGTTGCTGACTATTGCTCCAATTAGAGACTGGCGTTCAGCTGGTCACGGTGGCCCTCGAACTTCCGTGCGGGATGATCTAACCCTCTGA